Genomic window (bacterium):
CGGTGGGCGAGGATCTCGGCTTGGGTCGCGATCGTGAGTGCGGACTCGCGGCGAGAGCCCCTCTGCACCGCCGCGTGGAGCGCGCGATCGAGGTACGCGTCGGCGCGATCGGGCTGGTTCGGCGTCTCGCGCGCGGTGATCCGGGCGAGGACGCGCAGCGCCATCCCTTCTCCGAGGGGATCGAGTCGCTCGGCGCGTTCGAGCGCGCGCTGCGCGAAGCGGCGGGCGACATCGAGGCGTTCGACGCGGACGTAGGCCTCGGCGAGGCAGCCATAGGCGAGCGAGATGTAGAGCTTGATCTCCTTTTCCTCGAGCCAGTCCGTGGTTCGGCGCAGCGTATCGAGCGCTTCCGGGTCGCCCTCGAGCATGAAACGCGCGAAGGAGCCTTCGGTTCGTCCGCGCCCGAAGAGGAAGGGGCCGTTCATCCGCTCTCCGGCGGCTTGCACTTCCTTCGCGATCTCGAGCGCCCGCTCGAAGCGCCCGAGCAGGAGCTGGGCGGTTCCCTGGAAGGCGAGGCAGGATCCAGCGACCGGATGACCCGTGCCGGCGACGGCTTCGAGGGCTTCCCCGAACCATTGCTCGGACATCGGTGTGTCGCCGCGCTCGGCGGCGATGAAGCCCTTGCAGGCGAGCGCGTAGGCAGATCCAGTAGGCGCGCGTGAGCGTTCCTTGCCGTTGCGTGCGTCTCCGTTTGCCGAGTGGAGGCGGCGCTTCGCCTCGATCGACTCGTCGAGCAGTCGCTCGGCCGCCTCGTACTCGCAGGTCGCCGCTCGACTCTCGCCGATGTTCGCCCGGATCTGGGCGACGAGCTTCTCGTCGCCCGCGCGCTCGGCCACCTCGAGGCCCTCGTCGTAGGCTTCGAGCGCCTCGCTCATGTTGCCGAGGGAGTAGTGAATGAAGCCGCGCCAGAAGAGCGCGTGACCGACCGCGCTCAGGTCGCCCAGGGCCGTGCCGATCTCGGCCGCGCGGGCGAGCATCTCGGTCTGCTCGCGCGCCGGGTTGAAGACGCACGCGAAGGCGCGGCGCTTGCTGACCGAGAGCCAACGCCGCTGGTTCTCCTCCGTCTCGGGGAGATGATCGAGGGCGTCGAGGGCGTTGCCGTACTGCAGGCGCGTGCGGTCGAGGGCGGCGGTGGCCCACGCGCGATCGCCGGCGCGCTCGGCGTAGCGGCTCGCGCGCTCGAAGTCGGCGGCGCCCTCGTAGTGATGGGCGAGGCTCTCGAGGGGAACGTCCGGCCCGTCGCCGTCCTGGTTCCCCTCGAGGATTGCGGCAACCCGCGCGTGGTATCGCCGTCGGTCGGCCAGGCGCACCGAGTGGTAGACGACGTCGCGGGTGATGCCGTGCTTGAAGCGGAGCGTGCCGCCGACGACGCCGGGATGGAGCAGGTCCGCGTTCGCGAGGTCGGAAAGGAGAGGGGCGCCTTCCGCGAGACCGGTCAGGCCCTCGAGCAGCCAACAGGGCACGACGTTCCCGATGACCGCAGCGGCGCGGAGTGTCTCGGCCTGCTCCGTCGGAAGCGAGTGCACACGATCCTCGATCAGCCCGTGGAGCGTCGCCGGGACGTCACCGGCCTCGATTCCGGCTTCGTCCCGCGGCCGGAGGCTGCGGCAGAGCTCTTCGAGGAAGAGGGGGTTCCCTCCGGAGCGGACGTGCAGCCGTCCCGCGGTGTCGAGGTCGAGCCCGCTGGGCGCGAGCAGGTCGATCGCGCGGGCGGATTCTTCGTCCCGAAAGGGCTCGAGCTCGATCCTCCGCTCGTCGCCGTGGGGCGCGTCGCTCGTCTCGGTCGGGCGCGTCGCGGTGATCCAGAGGAGGGGCTCGTTCGCGAGCATCGCCTGCAGCGCACCCGCGGCCACGCGCGAGGCGTCGTCCGACCACTGCCAGTCGTCGAGGAAGAGCACGATCGTCTCGGTCTTCGCGAGCGCAGACAGCAGCGCGGCGAAGGCGGCGAGAGCCTTCGCGCCGCCCTCGGCCCGGGCGGACGGGTCGCCATGGCGGCCGGTCGGTCGGACCGAGAGCAGGGCCAGCAGCTCGAGCGCATGGGGCGCGAGTCCGAGGGCCTCGAGTCGGTCCTCGACGTCGGCGGCCTCGACGAAGGCCTTCGGATCGGCGGAGAGATCGAAGACCTCGCGCATGATCTGCTGGAAGGGCCAGAGCGGGGCGATGCTGCCCTGCTGTTCACTGTAGCCGGAGAGCGTTCGAGCGCCCGACTCGCGCGCGCCTTCGACGGTTCGCGTCTTCCCGATCCCCGCGTCGCCGACGACCAGGACCCGTCGAAGCCGACCGTGTCGCGCTTCCGCGAAGGCGGTGCCGAGCGTGTCGAGGGCTTCTTCGCGTCCGATGAAGGGCGTGAGTCCGCGTCGCTGGCTGGCCTCCCAGCGTCGCGTGATGCCGGTGGTTCCCGACACGCGGTAGACCTCGACGGGGGCGTCGATGCCCTTCAGCGAAACGGGCGCAACGGATGCGGTCTCGAAGAAGGGGAGGTGACCGACGAGCGCCGTCCGACTCGCGAGGATCTCGTCGACGCCGGCGCGGCTCGCCAGGCCCGCCGCGGTGTTCGGGGCGTCCCCGACGAGCTCGAGGGCGCCGAGGATCGCATCGCCTTCGCGCACGAGCACCAGTCCCGCATCGAGCCCGGAGTGCATGCGCAGCTCGAAGCCCCGCGGCGTCAGGTGCGTGACGTCGAGGTCGCGAATCGCCGCGTGGAGATCGAGGGCCGCTTCGGTCGCGCGACGCACGTCGTCTTCGCCGGGATCCGGATGCCCGAAGACGGCGAGGACGCCATCCCCGTGGAACTGGGCGACGGTTCCGCCGTGATCGGCGATGGTCCGGAAGGCCGCTTCCTTCACGTGGCCGAGGATCTCGTCGAGGACCTCGGGATCGATGGCGTGACCGAGGCGGGTCGAGCCGCAGAGGTCCGAGAACAACACGGTCATGTGCCGACGCTCGTCGACACCGTCCCTTCCGCGCTCGAACTGCCCGCCCGCCCGACTCATCGCATCCGGAGTGTATCACCCAGAACACGCCGCAGAGCGTGGGGTCCGACGGCATTCGCCGATCGAGCGGAATCGCGGTCGAAGGAGTTAGGCGCGCTCCCGCGCTCGTGATCCTCCCGTCGGAGCGGCGAACGAAGCTACGCTTAAGTCGATGAACCTCCCGCTCGATCGTCTGGCACGTCCCTTCGTCGTCCTCGCCGAACGCTTCCGTCCCGATCCCTTCGTCTTCGCGATCGTCCTCTCGTTCGCGACGCTCGCGATGCCGGTACGGCTCCTCTCGTTCGCGGGACGGCAGGCGTGCAGGATCGCGGGGGACTGCTCCGTCGCATTCGTGTCGGCGGGGGGTGTCTCGGGGGCGGGTTGCTCCTGATCGGAGCGGACGAGTCCTGTCCGGCGGTCGTCCGGGACCCGGGCCCTGCTAGGTTTCCGCGCCATGCGCCTCCGCCTCGATCGCCTCGCAGGACCCTTCGTCGCGTTCTCGGAACGTTACTACCCGGACCCGTTCGTCTTCGCGATCGGCTTGACCTTCGTGACCTTCGCAATGGCCGTCGGGGCGACGCCCACCACGGCTGCGGAGGCGCTCGCGCTCTGGGGGACCGGGCTCACCGGCTTTCTCGGTTTCGCGATGCAGATCTGCATCGTCCTCGTCGCGGCCCACGCGCTGGCCCACACCGACGCGGTCAAGCGCGGGATCGACGCGATCGCGCGCTGGCCGCGTTCGGCACCGCAGGCCTATGCCCTGATCTGCGTGCTTGCCGGGCTCGCGAGCATGATCGCGGGGGCGCTCGGGCTGATCGTCGGCGCCCTCGGCGCCGTCTCGATCGCGCGGGAGGGCGCCGCGCGCGGACTCGCGCTCCACTTCCCGCTTCTCGTCGCGAGCGCCTACGGCGGGTTCGTGATCTGGCACATGGGCTATTCGGGGACGGCCCCCCTCGCGGTCGCCACGCCCGGCCACACTCTCGAATCCGTCATGGGGCTGCTGCCCGTGACGGAGACGACCTTCACGGTCTGGAACCTCGGGCTCGCCGCGTTCACCCTCACGGCCGTCGCGCTCGTCTGCAGCCGCCTCGGACCGGGCGACGACGCGATCGTTGCACTCGACCCTGCGGAGGCGCCCGGCCTCGAGACGCCGGAAGAAGTCACGTCGCCGACGCTCGGTGACCGGCTCGATCACGCGCGGGGCCTGTCGATCGCCCTCGGCCTGCTCTTCGCGGCCTTCCTCTACACCTGGTTCCGGGACCGGGGCTTCGCGCTCACGCTGAACCTGGTGAACTGGTCCTTCGTCGCGGTGGGGCTCCTGCTCGCCCGGTCCCCGATCCACTACCTGCGTCTGATCGAGAACGCGAGTCGGACCCTCGGTCCCGTCGTCCTGCAATACCCGCTCTACGCCGCCGTCGTCGCCCTGATCACGCAGACCGAGCTGGTCGGACTCTTCTCGGACGGCTTCGTGGCGATCTCGACGGAGCGGACCCTCGGCTTCTGGGCCTTCGTGTCGGGCGGCGTGCTGAACTTCTTCGTGCCGTCGGGCGGCGGGCAGTGGGCGGTCCAGGGACCCATCTTCCTCGAGGCGGCTCGGAGCCTCGGGGTCGCGGACGCCGTCGTGGTGATGGGCGTCGCGTACGGCGATCAGTGGACGAACATGATCCAGCCCTTCTGGGCCCTGCCGCTCCTCGCGATCGTCGGACTCGATGCCCGCGCGATCATGGGATACTGCTTCGTCATCTTCCTGACGTCGTTCGCTTGTCTGGGCGGTGGATTGCTCCTGCTGGGCGCCGGATAGGAAGCCGGCGCATCCATCGCCCGCGCGCGCTAGGCCGAGACGCCGCGTTCGCCGAAGACCTTGCGGGCGAGGATCATCCCGTCGATCACGCGCGGAAAGCCGCCGTAGGGGATCAGCGAGATCATGATCTCTTCGATCTCGGCGGGGGTGAGACCGTGGTTCAGGCCGACGCCGATGTGGATCTCGAGCTCGTGCTTCATGTTCAGCGCGGTCAGCGCCGAGATCACGACGAGGCTGCGGTCGCGGCGGGAGAGCTGGGGGCGGGACCAGACGTCGCCGAACGCGTAGTTCATCATGATGTCCCCGAGGTCGCCGTAGCCGTCGAGGATGGACTGCTCCGTCGCTTTCTTGTCGAGGTCCGGGTCGCCGACGATCGTGGTCAGGACGTCGAGCGCGGCGGCGCGCCGCTCGCCATCGTCCATCAGAGAGGCGGGGGAGCGAGGCACCTCGCGGTGCTCGGTGTCCTCGCGTTCGGCGATCACCTCGTCGACGACGTTCTGTGCGGAGAGACAGCAGGGCATGCCGACGTAGGCGCTCAGCTGGACCAGGATCTCGTCGACCTCGTCGTAGCGGAGACCATGGTTCAAGCCGCCGTGGACGTGCTGTCGCAGCTCGGACTCGCGCGCCATCGCCGTCAGGGCCGAGATCACGATCGCGCTCCGGTCGCGGCGGGAGATCGCGTCGCGGATCCAGACCTCGCCTGCCGCGGTGCGCAGGGCGATGCTGCCGAGGGCGCCGCGGCTCTCGAAGTAGTCGGCGATCTCCTGCCCGGCTTCCGGCGAGCCGGCGATCGTCGAGAGGGCATCGAGCCCGCGTTCGGCTCGCGTCTTGGGGTCGCTCATGAGGCCTCCTCGGCCTCGCGCGTCCGGCATGATCGTCGGTCGAAGCGAGGCTTGCTCGTCACGCGAGTCACGCTATCGCGGCCGGTCGTCCCCGCAAGATCGCGTGAATGGCGTTCGCCCCGCGAGACGCTATCCGGCGAGCTGGTCGGGCGAGTAGAACTGCTTCGCCCAGCGGCGGAACTCGGCGAGGAGCGTGTCCGCTTCGCAGAGGACGGGCTCGGCGCGGTGGATCTTGTTCGACCAGATCCGCATGTCGTCGAACACGCCCTTCGTGATGTTGTCCATCCACTCTTCGCCTGCGACGTCGACGGCGTTGTTCGTCGTCGTGAGCGCCCAGCGCGAAACCGTCGTGTCGCGATCGATCGGGCTCGTCGACGTGAACATGTAGAGGCCGACACCAGGGATGCCCGAGCTCTCGACGGTCCCGAGACCCAGGCCATAGGTCTCGCGAACGAGCTGCATGTCGAAGGTCCCGACCGGCGTCTCCTGCTGGCTGTAGCTGACCGCGTGGAGGACGCGGCCCTCGTCTTCGAAGGAGATCTCGGTGTCCGGGGTGCCGCTCATCTTGTGGACGTACTGGAAGTGGACCGGGTCGAGGTTGTTCTCGGCCATGTCCTGGAGATGGACCGGGACCTCGATCTCGAAGGTTCGGACCGGGGACCAGTCCGGATCGTCGTAGTGGGGCGACTTCGGCACTTCCCAGTCGGGCGCCTTGCCTTCGGCGTGGTGCCAGACGTAGATCATGTGATTGAGCTCGCGGACCTCCCAGGCGCGAACGCGCGCGCGGGCCGGGATCCGGGCGCAGTAGGGGATCTTCGAGCACGCGCCGGATTCGCCGTCGAACTCCCAGGCGTGGAAGGGGCAGCGAACCGACTCGCCCTGGACGCGCCCGCCTTCCGCGAGATGGGCCCCGAGATGGGGGCAGTAGGCGTCGAGGACGCGTGCCTTCCCGGAGCGCGTGCGGAAGAGCACCATCTCGTTGTCGAAGTAGCGGATGCGCTGGACGTCGCCGACGCCCAGGTCCTTGCTCCAGGCGACGGCGTACCAGCCGTTGGGAAAGCCGGGCGCGCCTCGGTCCTTGTTCTCCATCGGGAAATCCTCGTCGATGTCTCGGGTCCCGGAAACGTAGCGCCCGGACGAATCAGAAACCGGCGAATTCGCGGAGCGCGGCGCGCGGGTCGAGGTCTTCGATCACGCACTGGGAGCGTTCGAGGAAGCTCCGGGAGAGCGGCTTGTTCTCTTCCGGCTCGTCCTCCGGGAACATCACCAGGGGGCACGAAGCCGGCGCCGCGTAGGCGGCGTGGACGCGGTGGAGCAGCCAGGCCTCGTCGAAGGACCCGGTCTCGGCGCCGAGGGCGGCGCGGGCGTCGAGATAGCGCTGGATCAGGTCCCGCTCGTGCGCCCGCCGGTTCTCGGGGGAGAGGGCCATCGTGATGAAGTAGCCGACGTCGCGCATCGGCGTGCCGAGTTGGATCAATCCCCAGTCGAGGAAGCCCACGCGCCCGCCTGCCCGTCCGTTCGGATCGAGGAAGAGATTGCCGATGTGGCTGTCGCCCTGGAGGACGGTGATCGGGCCGCGCATCCAGATCTCGTCCAGGGTCGATCGGTGATCGATGTAGAGGTGCGCCATCTCGGCGTAAGGGTCGCGGAGCTTGTCCCGGTGGTGGTCGAGGCCGTACTGGAGCATCCAGATGCCCATGTCGCTGTCGCCGCCCATCGGCGCCACCCAGGGCACATTCGCGCGACGCGTCGCCTCGTCGGCGAAGCGCACGTGGAGCGCCGCATAGTCGTCCATCGCCGCCGCCGCCTGATCGACCTCGATCCCCGTCGTCACGTCGGCGAGGGTGCACGCCGTCGGTCCGAGATCCTCGAGCAGCAGCACGAAGCTGCCGTCGCGCTCGTCGAGGCGCGCGACGTAGGGGCGCGGGACGCGCATCGGGACGGTGTCCGCGAGGTGGCGGTAGAAGAGCGCCTCACGGCGTCCCATCCCGGTGTCGACGATCGTCTTCCGGCGCTCGGGATCGAGGGGGAGCATCTTGAGGAAGAACGTCTCGGGCAGGTCCTCGGCCTGGTCGTAGCGAACGCCGAGCTTCGCGTTCGAGTTCGTGCCGTGATGGATCTCGAGCACGTCGACGGAACACACGCGCGTTCCGGGGAAGCGCTCCGAGAGCGCCTCGGAGAGCCACTCGGGGGTCACGTCCGCGGGGGTCTCGGGCAGGCGGGCTTGGGCAGACATGGAAGAAGACTAGCGAGGTGTCGCGACGG
Coding sequences:
- a CDS encoding AAA family ATPase; its protein translation is MSRAGGQFERGRDGVDERRHMTVLFSDLCGSTRLGHAIDPEVLDEILGHVKEAAFRTIADHGGTVAQFHGDGVLAVFGHPDPGEDDVRRATEAALDLHAAIRDLDVTHLTPRGFELRMHSGLDAGLVLVREGDAILGALELVGDAPNTAAGLASRAGVDEILASRTALVGHLPFFETASVAPVSLKGIDAPVEVYRVSGTTGITRRWEASQRRGLTPFIGREEALDTLGTAFAEARHGRLRRVLVVGDAGIGKTRTVEGARESGARTLSGYSEQQGSIAPLWPFQQIMREVFDLSADPKAFVEAADVEDRLEALGLAPHALELLALLSVRPTGRHGDPSARAEGGAKALAAFAALLSALAKTETIVLFLDDWQWSDDASRVAAGALQAMLANEPLLWITATRPTETSDAPHGDERRIELEPFRDEESARAIDLLAPSGLDLDTAGRLHVRSGGNPLFLEELCRSLRPRDEAGIEAGDVPATLHGLIEDRVHSLPTEQAETLRAAAVIGNVVPCWLLEGLTGLAEGAPLLSDLANADLLHPGVVGGTLRFKHGITRDVVYHSVRLADRRRYHARVAAILEGNQDGDGPDVPLESLAHHYEGAADFERASRYAERAGDRAWATAALDRTRLQYGNALDALDHLPETEENQRRWLSVSKRRAFACVFNPAREQTEMLARAAEIGTALGDLSAVGHALFWRGFIHYSLGNMSEALEAYDEGLEVAERAGDEKLVAQIRANIGESRAATCEYEAAERLLDESIEAKRRLHSANGDARNGKERSRAPTGSAYALACKGFIAAERGDTPMSEQWFGEALEAVAGTGHPVAGSCLAFQGTAQLLLGRFERALEIAKEVQAAGERMNGPFLFGRGRTEGSFARFMLEGDPEALDTLRRTTDWLEEKEIKLYISLAYGCLAEAYVRVERLDVARRFAQRALERAERLDPLGEGMALRVLARITARETPNQPDRADAYLDRALHAAVQRGSRRESALTIATQAEILAHRGERDLAGKRLAIALPELEGMGLEWYAADARRLAESLERG
- a CDS encoding TIGR00366 family protein; translation: MRLRLDRLAGPFVAFSERYYPDPFVFAIGLTFVTFAMAVGATPTTAAEALALWGTGLTGFLGFAMQICIVLVAAHALAHTDAVKRGIDAIARWPRSAPQAYALICVLAGLASMIAGALGLIVGALGAVSIAREGAARGLALHFPLLVASAYGGFVIWHMGYSGTAPLAVATPGHTLESVMGLLPVTETTFTVWNLGLAAFTLTAVALVCSRLGPGDDAIVALDPAEAPGLETPEEVTSPTLGDRLDHARGLSIALGLLFAAFLYTWFRDRGFALTLNLVNWSFVAVGLLLARSPIHYLRLIENASRTLGPVVLQYPLYAAVVALITQTELVGLFSDGFVAISTERTLGFWAFVSGGVLNFFVPSGGGQWAVQGPIFLEAARSLGVADAVVVMGVAYGDQWTNMIQPFWALPLLAIVGLDARAIMGYCFVIFLTSFACLGGGLLLLGAG
- a CDS encoding carboxymuconolactone decarboxylase family protein — protein: MSDPKTRAERGLDALSTIAGSPEAGQEIADYFESRGALGSIALRTAAGEVWIRDAISRRDRSAIVISALTAMARESELRQHVHGGLNHGLRYDEVDEILVQLSAYVGMPCCLSAQNVVDEVIAEREDTEHREVPRSPASLMDDGERRAAALDVLTTIVGDPDLDKKATEQSILDGYGDLGDIMMNYAFGDVWSRPQLSRRDRSLVVISALTALNMKHELEIHIGVGLNHGLTPAEIEEIMISLIPYGGFPRVIDGMILARKVFGERGVSA
- a CDS encoding Rieske 2Fe-2S domain-containing protein: MENKDRGAPGFPNGWYAVAWSKDLGVGDVQRIRYFDNEMVLFRTRSGKARVLDAYCPHLGAHLAEGGRVQGESVRCPFHAWEFDGESGACSKIPYCARIPARARVRAWEVRELNHMIYVWHHAEGKAPDWEVPKSPHYDDPDWSPVRTFEIEVPVHLQDMAENNLDPVHFQYVHKMSGTPDTEISFEDEGRVLHAVSYSQQETPVGTFDMQLVRETYGLGLGTVESSGIPGVGLYMFTSTSPIDRDTTVSRWALTTTNNAVDVAGEEWMDNITKGVFDDMRIWSNKIHRAEPVLCEADTLLAEFRRWAKQFYSPDQLAG
- a CDS encoding aminoglycoside phosphotransferase family protein, translated to MSAQARLPETPADVTPEWLSEALSERFPGTRVCSVDVLEIHHGTNSNAKLGVRYDQAEDLPETFFLKMLPLDPERRKTIVDTGMGRREALFYRHLADTVPMRVPRPYVARLDERDGSFVLLLEDLGPTACTLADVTTGIEVDQAAAAMDDYAALHVRFADEATRRANVPWVAPMGGDSDMGIWMLQYGLDHHRDKLRDPYAEMAHLYIDHRSTLDEIWMRGPITVLQGDSHIGNLFLDPNGRAGGRVGFLDWGLIQLGTPMRDVGYFITMALSPENRRAHERDLIQRYLDARAALGAETGSFDEAWLLHRVHAAYAAPASCPLVMFPEDEPEENKPLSRSFLERSQCVIEDLDPRAALREFAGF